TTATAGACTTTTCCCGAAAGAATTCGACTTGTCTCCACGTAGAGAGAATCGGCCATGTAATTGATCGTTTCCTTCATTGATACTTCTTTGACAAATTTATACCCTCTCTGTGAGAGCTTAGATTTCAAGAGTGTTGTTTCTTTTTTATTTAACTGATTGTCGACGAGGTAGAACTCGCAAGTAGGGTGTGAAAATGACTCCACACCCATGGCATATGAACTATAAATCAAGAAAAGTGATATAATCTTTTTCACAAGCTTCCTCTACTTCTTTTACTTCTTTTGGAATCATTGAAGATAGGTTCTCATGACCTTTGTCTGTAATCAAGATATTATCCTCAATTCTGATTCCAATTCCTTGTAAATGAGAAGGAATTTCGCCATCACCTTTTGGAAAGTAAAGTCCTGGCTCCACTGTAAAGATAACTCCTGGCTCAAATTTCATTGGATTTCCAGTGCCATCCATATATGGATTTTGATCGTGTACATCAAGTCCTAGCCAGTGTCCCGTACCGTGTGGGAAGAATTTTCTAAAAGTACCTTTTTCAAGGTTCTCTTCAACACTTCCTTTAAGAGCTCCAAGGTCGATGAGCCCCTGAGTGAGTACATTACAAACAGACTGATGTAGTTCTGGAGCTGTTCTTCCTGGCCAGGCATGACTGATTGCAGTTTTTTGCGACTCAAGTACGATTTCGTAAACGTCTTTTTGAACATCTGTGAATTTTCCATTAACTGGGAAAGTTCTTGTGATATCCGTTGCATAGTAGTTTAACTGGCTTCCTGCATCGATAAGAAAGAGATCGCCATCTTTCAGTTCTTGGTTATTTTCAATATAGTGAAGAATATTTGCGTTATTTCCACCCGCTACAATATTGTCGTAGGCGTTTCCTTGGCTATCACCTTTTTCAAAGATAAATTGAATTAGAGCTGCAACTTCTTTTTCGTTTCTTCCTGGTCTAGTGAAGGCCATGGCCGCACGGTGTGCTTTGTCTGTTGCGATCATTGCTTTTTTCATCGTAAGAATTTCGTTAGCATCTTTTGTGTAACGTAATCTTTCAACGATTGCTCCAAGATTTTTAATTTCGCTTGGAGGTAGCTCAGTACTTTTTCTCTTCTTATTAAATAGATCACCTGAAATTCTTTGCGCAAGATCAAAGATATCTCTTCTCTCGTGGAAGTGCATATAAAGATTTCTGTGACCTAGAAGTAGGTGAGGGATTTCTTTTTCAAAGTCTTTGATGTCAAAGGCCTGGTCTGCATCCATAAGGTCTTGTGCTTTTTCAAGTCCAAGTCTTTTGCCTGCCCACATCTCTTCAAAAGCATCATTTTTTCTAATGAAGATATATGTTTTATTTTCTCCACCTTTTTGAGTCATAACAAGAATTGAATCTGGCTCATTAATTCCAGTAAGGTATTTGAAATTTGAATTTTGTCTAAATGGATATTCCGTATCGTTACTTCTCGTTACGAATTTTGCAGAACCAAGGATCGCAATCCCATCTTCCATCATGTTGAAGACTTTCTCACGTCTTGCTTTAAAATCTGTATTTTGCATATAGTTTCCTTTATTTTTTTCGTAAATTTTAACAAAAATTTAGTAGAAGATATATCAAAATTTCCTTAGACACTCGTTGTCGTATCAGTTATTTTGTTTAGATGTGGAAAACTATATTATTTTCATCTCTTTTATCTAACTTCA
The nucleotide sequence above comes from Bacteriovorax sp. Seq25_V. Encoded proteins:
- a CDS encoding aminopeptidase P N-terminal domain-containing protein codes for the protein MQNTDFKARREKVFNMMEDGIAILGSAKFVTRSNDTEYPFRQNSNFKYLTGINEPDSILVMTQKGGENKTYIFIRKNDAFEEMWAGKRLGLEKAQDLMDADQAFDIKDFEKEIPHLLLGHRNLYMHFHERRDIFDLAQRISGDLFNKKRKSTELPPSEIKNLGAIVERLRYTKDANEILTMKKAMIATDKAHRAAMAFTRPGRNEKEVAALIQFIFEKGDSQGNAYDNIVAGGNNANILHYIENNQELKDGDLFLIDAGSQLNYYATDITRTFPVNGKFTDVQKDVYEIVLESQKTAISHAWPGRTAPELHQSVCNVLTQGLIDLGALKGSVEENLEKGTFRKFFPHGTGHWLGLDVHDQNPYMDGTGNPMKFEPGVIFTVEPGLYFPKGDGEIPSHLQGIGIRIEDNILITDKGHENLSSMIPKEVKEVEEACEKDYITFLDL